The following coding sequences are from one Magnetococcales bacterium window:
- a CDS encoding radical SAM protein, translated as MKILFSNPPWWQDLSWHTLDNGATFPIHRAGVRAGSRWPFTYQIPIPPDRFEFGSYLPYPFFMGYAATYSAKALGVPVVFRDSIALRESYDRYYDYLERERFDLIVIESASPSWDHDQTVMREIARRLPHTRFVITGPITSLGEEILNAAPNIQAAVRGEYEKGVVKAVNGSSGVIDFDLLTLEEMNAAPFPYFDHLYAYRYWDSNPVGQLAPHAQVLTSRGCPFKCIFCVWPATMTGNDPDGSGKRFVRHYSGDYLEAFLTELVHKYHFKSIYFDDDTFNLGDRHVEKVCAIMRKLQVPWSAMCRSDTSGLHLWKEMKDSGCFGVKVGFESGNQEVVDKIVNKRLNLEEARRVAHEIKRVGMTLHGTFTFGLPGETPEQVQDTERYISTLPLDSIQKSGCAEIEGAPLHALSQKKSLPAYPSARLDDNYVRATDGQLKYENLAH; from the coding sequence ATGAAGATTCTGTTCAGCAACCCCCCCTGGTGGCAGGATCTCTCCTGGCACACCCTGGATAACGGAGCCACCTTTCCCATTCACCGGGCCGGGGTGCGGGCCGGATCCCGTTGGCCATTCACCTACCAGATTCCGATTCCGCCGGATCGCTTCGAGTTTGGATCCTATCTGCCGTATCCGTTTTTCATGGGTTACGCCGCCACCTACAGCGCCAAGGCTCTGGGGGTACCGGTGGTGTTCCGCGACAGCATCGCGTTGCGCGAGTCCTACGACCGTTATTACGACTATCTCGAACGGGAACGATTCGATCTCATCGTCATCGAATCCGCCTCGCCGAGCTGGGATCACGATCAAACCGTGATGCGGGAAATCGCCCGGCGTCTGCCCCATACCCGCTTCGTGATCACCGGCCCGATCACCTCTTTGGGAGAAGAGATTCTCAACGCCGCTCCCAACATTCAGGCGGCGGTGCGGGGGGAGTATGAAAAAGGAGTGGTCAAGGCGGTCAACGGCTCCAGCGGCGTGATCGATTTCGATCTGCTCACCCTGGAGGAGATGAACGCCGCGCCGTTTCCCTATTTCGACCATCTGTACGCCTATCGCTACTGGGACAGCAATCCGGTGGGACAGCTTGCCCCCCATGCCCAGGTGTTGACCAGCCGGGGATGTCCGTTCAAGTGCATTTTCTGCGTGTGGCCCGCCACCATGACCGGCAATGATCCGGATGGCAGTGGCAAGCGATTCGTGCGTCATTACAGCGGGGATTACCTGGAAGCCTTCCTGACGGAACTGGTGCATAAATACCATTTCAAATCCATCTATTTCGACGACGACACCTTCAATCTCGGGGATCGTCACGTCGAAAAGGTGTGCGCCATCATGCGCAAGCTTCAGGTGCCCTGGTCGGCCATGTGCCGTTCCGACACTTCGGGTCTGCACCTGTGGAAGGAAATGAAGGACAGTGGCTGTTTCGGGGTCAAGGTGGGTTTCGAGAGTGGCAATCAGGAGGTGGTGGACAAGATTGTCAACAAGCGGCTCAATCTGGAAGAGGCCCGGCGTGTCGCCCATGAGATCAAGCGGGTGGGCATGACCCTGCATGGCACGTTCACCTTTGGACTGCCGGGGGAAACCCCGGAACAGGTTCAAGACACCGAACGCTACATCAGCACATTGCCTTTGGATTCGATCCAGAAATCCGGCTGCGCCGAAATCGAAGGGGCTCCGTTGCACGCCCTGAGTCAGAAAAAATCCCTGCCGGCCTATCCTTCCGCCCGGCTGGATGACAACTACGTCCGCGCCACGGACGGTCAATTGAAATACGAAAACCTTGCCCATTGA
- a CDS encoding peptidoglycan DD-metalloendopeptidase family protein has product MLFSSPVLLRSTLSAILLITACGSANASTRGSGTPDYLQRMLKGEDQSNSSSRVTDPTIDGRGNVSQLPSTPVRLASLVPIQTVVEPQRTASKSRVVIERVRRDDTYANLMQRQNIPKRTVKLFALKAKPLFDLTQRLKTDTPVKLTFNQNNQLIGFGYPVDRDLTLRISVDEQERITAALDKNRLPLPQPSVAEQLKKESSTDDSNTNNNQETEEHSVERNTEGNSDIVVEDDNTSDDDDNAASASISESLSREFAGLAVTTKEITIRPGDSLGELLSRRRIPNLTALQLSKAARPVYDLARQLAPGKTMTLSFAPNGNLLGMMYPVDRERTFWITSRDGKNFTAKFEKKMLDVRLESIDGTIRNERSLFVAAKRAGLSRNLAIKLSGLFEWDIDFARDLHPGDRFTIVQEGLFYKGKRVRDGDIVAAEFTNQGQLFRAVRYIDPNGRVGYFDKDGNNVRKMFIRAPMDYTRVSSLFSSNRLHPVFGYNRAHKGVDYAAPVGTPVRAAGEGVVDSIGYQGGYGNMIIVRHSPKFSTAYAHLNSFTSGLRQGDRVRQGEVIGRVGATGTATGPHLHYEVRINGDQVNPFTVQLPSSGPVERKFQADFRNQSNQLLALLKKRKTGDVTHLASNVLTQRTQSR; this is encoded by the coding sequence ATGCTCTTTTCATCCCCGGTTCTGTTGCGCAGCACGCTGTCGGCCATTTTGCTCATTACAGCCTGCGGCAGCGCGAATGCGAGTACCAGAGGAAGTGGTACTCCGGACTATTTGCAGCGGATGCTCAAGGGCGAGGATCAGTCCAATTCCTCCTCGCGTGTCACGGACCCGACCATCGATGGACGCGGAAATGTCTCCCAGCTCCCCTCGACGCCGGTGCGTCTGGCCTCGCTGGTTCCGATCCAGACCGTGGTCGAACCGCAACGGACCGCTTCCAAGTCCCGGGTGGTGATCGAGCGGGTTCGTCGCGACGACACCTACGCCAACCTGATGCAGCGTCAAAACATCCCCAAAAGAACCGTCAAACTTTTCGCGCTCAAGGCCAAACCGCTGTTCGATTTGACGCAGCGTCTCAAGACCGATACCCCGGTCAAGTTGACCTTCAATCAAAACAATCAGCTGATCGGTTTCGGTTATCCCGTGGACCGGGATCTGACCTTGCGCATTTCGGTGGACGAGCAGGAGCGCATCACCGCCGCTTTGGACAAGAACCGTCTGCCCCTGCCCCAGCCGAGCGTGGCCGAACAGCTCAAAAAGGAGTCTTCCACCGACGACTCCAACACCAATAACAACCAGGAAACCGAAGAACACAGCGTCGAGCGCAACACCGAAGGCAATTCCGATATCGTGGTGGAAGACGACAACACCTCCGATGACGATGACAATGCCGCTTCGGCTTCGATTTCCGAGTCCCTTTCCCGGGAGTTCGCGGGTCTGGCGGTCACCACCAAGGAAATCACCATCCGTCCTGGCGACTCTCTGGGCGAACTGCTGTCCCGGCGGCGGATTCCCAATCTGACCGCGTTGCAACTCTCCAAGGCGGCCCGTCCGGTTTACGATCTGGCCAGACAGTTGGCCCCGGGCAAGACCATGACCCTCTCTTTCGCCCCCAATGGCAATCTGCTGGGCATGATGTATCCGGTGGACCGGGAGCGTACCTTCTGGATCACCAGTCGGGATGGCAAGAATTTTACCGCCAAGTTTGAAAAGAAAATGCTGGATGTCCGTCTGGAGTCCATCGACGGCACCATCCGCAACGAGCGTTCCCTGTTTGTCGCCGCCAAGCGTGCCGGTTTGTCGCGCAATCTGGCCATCAAGCTGTCGGGTCTGTTCGAGTGGGATATCGACTTCGCCCGTGACCTGCATCCCGGTGACCGTTTCACCATCGTCCAGGAAGGGTTGTTCTACAAAGGCAAGCGGGTGCGTGACGGGGATATCGTGGCAGCCGAATTCACCAATCAGGGACAACTGTTCCGGGCGGTCCGGTATATCGATCCCAATGGGCGGGTGGGTTATTTCGACAAGGACGGCAACAACGTCCGCAAGATGTTCATCCGTGCCCCCATGGACTATACCCGGGTCTCCTCGCTTTTTTCCAGCAACCGGTTGCATCCGGTCTTCGGTTACAACCGGGCCCACAAGGGTGTGGATTACGCCGCTCCCGTGGGTACTCCGGTACGGGCTGCCGGTGAAGGTGTGGTGGATTCCATCGGCTACCAGGGTGGTTATGGCAACATGATCATCGTGCGTCACAGCCCCAAATTCAGCACCGCTTATGCCCATCTCAACTCCTTTACCAGCGGTTTGCGTCAGGGTGACCGGGTGCGGCAGGGTGAAGTGATCGGTCGGGTCGGCGCCACGGGTACCGCCACGGGGCCTCATCTCCATTACGAGGTTCGCATCAACGGCGATCAGGTCAATCCCTTCACCGTTCAGTTGCCTTCGAGCGGTCCGGTGGAAAGAAAATTCCAGGCCGATTTCCGCAATCAGAGCAATCAGCTTTTGGCGCTGCTCAAAAAGAGAAAAACGGGTGACGTGACCCATTTGGCTTCCAACGTTTTGACCCAACGCACCCAGTCCCGTTAG
- a CDS encoding NAD-dependent epimerase/dehydratase family protein, with translation MNPRRIVVTGGAGFVGSNLALAFKRDLEGVEVVALDNLKRRGGELSLERLRRGGVTFQHGDIRCPEDLDALGAADLIVECSAEPSVQAGYGGSPAYVIHTNLSGTIHCLEYARKHGSGLIFLSTSRVYPIAGLRALPLEEAETRLVVPQGKTGMGWSAAGIAESFPMQGSRSIYGTTKLASELLIEEYRAMYGLKTIINRCGILTGPWQMGKVDQGVIVLWMAHHLFGLPLGYMGFGGTGKQVRDLLHVDDLYDLLRIQMGDLDTHSGAVHNVGGGQAISISLRELTDWCRRITGRDVSMRSDPVTKDFDIPYYVSDHEQVTRICGWSPKRGVEQTLNDIHAWIVDHRDLLAPLLGAS, from the coding sequence ATGAATCCCAGGCGCATCGTGGTGACGGGTGGAGCCGGTTTTGTCGGTTCCAATCTGGCTTTGGCTTTCAAGCGGGATCTGGAAGGGGTGGAGGTGGTCGCCCTGGACAACCTGAAACGTCGGGGCGGAGAGTTGTCCCTGGAGCGGTTGCGTCGGGGAGGGGTGACGTTTCAGCATGGAGACATCCGCTGTCCCGAGGATCTGGACGCTTTGGGGGCTGCCGATCTGATTGTCGAGTGTTCGGCGGAACCCAGTGTGCAGGCCGGATATGGCGGCTCCCCCGCTTATGTGATCCACACCAATCTTTCGGGGACGATCCATTGTCTGGAGTACGCCCGCAAGCATGGCAGCGGGTTGATTTTTCTTTCCACCAGTCGGGTTTATCCCATTGCCGGTCTGCGTGCCCTTCCGTTGGAGGAGGCGGAAACCCGTCTTGTGGTCCCGCAGGGGAAAACGGGCATGGGATGGTCCGCAGCGGGAATCGCGGAGTCGTTTCCGATGCAGGGCAGTCGTTCCATTTACGGAACCACCAAGCTCGCTTCGGAGTTGCTCATCGAAGAGTATCGGGCCATGTATGGTCTCAAGACCATCATCAACCGGTGTGGCATTTTGACCGGACCCTGGCAGATGGGCAAGGTGGATCAAGGGGTGATCGTGTTGTGGATGGCGCATCATCTGTTCGGGTTGCCTTTGGGTTACATGGGGTTCGGGGGCACGGGAAAACAGGTGCGGGATCTGTTGCATGTGGATGATCTGTATGATCTTCTGCGCATCCAAATGGGGGATCTGGATACCCATTCCGGAGCGGTTCACAATGTGGGGGGTGGTCAGGCGATTTCGATCAGTCTGCGGGAGTTGACCGATTGGTGCAGGCGCATCACGGGTCGTGACGTGTCGATGCGCTCCGATCCGGTGACCAAGGATTTCGACATTCCTTATTATGTCAGCGATCACGAGCAGGTGACGCGGATTTGTGGATGGTCTCCGAAAAGGGGAGTCGAGCAGACGTTGAATGACATCCACGCCTGGATTGTCGATCATCGTGACCTGTTGGCTCCTTTGTTGGGCGCGTCGTAA
- a CDS encoding glycosyltransferase family 1 protein, translated as MNLVFADPGLLNNLGHHANSCRHVVFEARRRGIPSAVLAYNQIEDFLRDELLAIPWFRCNPYGTYDDDPLCGWLSNFDFMANVTHEDLTRLHGVGRDDLIFLNSAGPAQFAAMLRWVQSLPEDQRPTVIIEFGQYAGLMPRETDQGIQLSLCYQGDPRPLLLRYIAKKHLSQGNHPWLRLATFDAQASAIYEKLFDHPVHALPLSNRAVTGCRDRTGTRPVTIALLGHQRLEKGFGFVPELAGRLLSLQPDIRILVHNGAPDLCVDLQNQLRTMAAADPRLILDERPAGPDLWSQLLDQSDLVVCPYYRDHFVSTYSALASEAIANAIPLVVPSRTTMAILVQRFGSPGIIYDDPSDRSSPEIVLQGVLAALHHFDALATRAKVASQQWEALNGPTQLLDTMLSWHATR; from the coding sequence ATGAACCTCGTATTCGCCGATCCTGGTCTGTTGAACAATCTGGGACACCACGCCAATTCATGCCGTCATGTCGTTTTCGAGGCCAGACGACGGGGTATTCCCTCGGCGGTGCTGGCCTACAACCAGATCGAGGACTTTCTGCGCGACGAACTGCTGGCCATTCCCTGGTTCCGCTGCAACCCCTACGGCACTTACGACGACGATCCGTTATGCGGCTGGTTGAGCAATTTTGATTTTATGGCCAACGTCACCCACGAGGATCTCACCCGTCTGCACGGAGTGGGTCGGGATGATCTGATTTTTCTCAACTCCGCCGGACCGGCCCAATTTGCGGCCATGTTGCGCTGGGTTCAATCGCTGCCCGAGGATCAACGCCCCACGGTGATCATCGAATTCGGCCAGTACGCCGGACTCATGCCCCGCGAAACCGATCAGGGAATCCAGCTCTCCTTGTGTTATCAGGGGGATCCCCGACCGTTGCTGCTGCGTTACATCGCCAAGAAACACCTCTCCCAGGGGAATCATCCCTGGCTGCGTCTGGCCACTTTCGACGCCCAGGCATCGGCGATTTACGAAAAACTGTTCGACCATCCGGTACACGCGTTGCCCCTTTCCAACCGTGCCGTCACCGGCTGCCGGGACCGGACCGGAACCAGACCGGTCACCATTGCTTTACTGGGTCACCAGCGGCTGGAAAAAGGCTTCGGCTTTGTCCCGGAACTGGCGGGACGACTCTTGAGTCTGCAACCCGACATCCGCATTCTGGTTCACAACGGCGCTCCGGATCTGTGCGTGGATCTGCAAAACCAACTGCGTACCATGGCCGCCGCCGATCCCCGTCTGATCCTCGACGAGCGACCCGCCGGACCCGATCTCTGGAGTCAACTGCTCGATCAATCGGATCTGGTGGTCTGTCCGTATTACCGGGACCATTTTGTCTCCACCTATTCGGCTTTGGCCAGCGAAGCCATCGCCAACGCCATTCCCCTTGTGGTCCCCTCCCGGACCACCATGGCGATTCTGGTACAACGATTCGGTTCTCCCGGCATCATCTACGACGACCCTTCGGACCGTTCCTCCCCCGAAATCGTGTTGCAAGGGGTACTCGCCGCGCTGCATCACTTCGACGCGCTGGCCACCCGTGCCAAGGTGGCCTCCCAGCAGTGGGAAGCCTTGAACGGACCGACGCAACTGCTCGACACCATGCTCTCCTGGCACGCGACGCGTTAA
- a CDS encoding NAD-dependent epimerase/dehydratase family protein — translation MSVAIVTGSAGLIGAETVRFLSAKGMNVIGIDNDMRRYFFGDQASTDWARQELEQKIPNYQHHTIDIRDNTAIQKLFDHYKNDIQLIVHTAAQPSHDWAAKEPMVDFTINANGTLTLLEATRQLCPQATFIHCSTNKVYGDAPNRLPLIEQSTRWELDPSHPWAKDGIDETLSIDQSTHSLFGVSKVASDLLVQEYGRYFDMKTACFRGGCLTGPGHSGAPLHGFLSYLMKCAVTGTPYTVLGYKGKQVRDNIHSHDLVNAFWHFFQAPKSAAVYNMGGSRHSNCSMLEAITLCEELTGRPMTWNYQEENRIGDHIWWVGSVNRFRQDYPEWQYTYDIRGILKEIHDALTERVLGR, via the coding sequence ATGAGCGTTGCCATTGTCACCGGATCCGCAGGCTTGATCGGCGCGGAGACCGTTCGCTTTCTCTCCGCCAAAGGCATGAACGTCATCGGCATCGACAACGATATGCGCCGCTACTTTTTCGGCGACCAAGCCAGCACCGATTGGGCGCGACAAGAACTGGAACAAAAAATCCCCAACTATCAACACCACACCATCGACATCCGCGACAACACGGCGATCCAAAAACTCTTCGACCACTACAAAAACGACATCCAACTCATCGTCCACACCGCCGCCCAACCTTCCCACGACTGGGCAGCCAAAGAACCCATGGTCGATTTCACCATCAACGCCAACGGCACCCTGACCCTGCTGGAAGCCACCCGTCAACTCTGCCCGCAAGCCACCTTCATCCATTGCAGCACCAACAAGGTCTACGGCGACGCCCCCAACCGACTGCCGCTCATCGAACAATCCACCCGCTGGGAACTGGATCCCTCCCATCCCTGGGCCAAAGACGGCATCGACGAAACCCTCTCCATCGACCAATCCACCCACAGCCTTTTCGGCGTCTCGAAAGTGGCCAGCGATCTGCTGGTACAGGAATACGGTCGCTACTTCGACATGAAAACCGCCTGCTTTCGCGGCGGTTGCCTCACCGGACCTGGCCACTCCGGCGCCCCCCTGCACGGTTTTCTGTCGTACCTGATGAAATGCGCCGTCACCGGAACCCCCTACACCGTACTCGGCTACAAAGGCAAACAGGTACGGGACAACATCCACTCCCACGACCTGGTCAACGCCTTCTGGCACTTCTTCCAGGCCCCGAAAAGCGCCGCAGTCTACAACATGGGCGGTTCACGCCACTCCAACTGCTCCATGCTCGAAGCCATCACCCTGTGCGAAGAGTTGACCGGACGACCCATGACTTGGAACTACCAGGAGGAAAACCGCATCGGTGACCACATCTGGTGGGTCGGCAGCGTCAACCGCTTCCGTCAGGACTACCCGGAATGGCAGTACACCTATGACATCCGGGGAATCCTCAAGGAGATTCACGACGCTTTGACGGAGCGGGTTTTGGGGAGATAG
- the prmC gene encoding peptide chain release factor N(5)-glutamine methyltransferase: MTAPAWTVRTLLGWSAPWLERRGVESPRLDSELILAKALNLRRLDLFLDPHRPLNAAELAAFKALLTRRAAREPVAHLLGVREFWGIEFFSSSAALIPRPETELLLESVLAHFPDREAPLRIFEPCVGSGAVLCALLSEYPQARGWGSDLSGSALELAQRNAVKTGCVDRVTLVEGDLDVPLPSSDSFDVVVVNPPYIVSEALEGLQPEVRDWEPHLALDGGVDGLRVVVRLPGLVRSRLRPGGVAVVEVGHDQGVAAVEVFREAGFERIVLLPDYQRIPRAVVVTG, from the coding sequence TTGACCGCTCCTGCCTGGACTGTTCGCACCCTGCTCGGATGGAGCGCCCCCTGGCTTGAACGGCGGGGCGTCGAATCCCCCCGCCTCGATAGCGAACTCATTCTCGCCAAGGCCCTCAATCTGCGGCGCCTTGACCTTTTCCTGGATCCCCATCGTCCCTTGAACGCGGCTGAACTGGCCGCGTTCAAGGCGTTGCTCACCCGACGCGCCGCCCGGGAGCCTGTGGCTCATCTGTTGGGGGTTCGGGAGTTTTGGGGCATCGAATTTTTCTCCAGTTCCGCCGCGTTGATCCCCCGTCCCGAGACCGAGTTGTTGCTGGAGTCGGTTTTGGCGCATTTCCCGGACCGTGAGGCGCCATTGCGGATCTTTGAGCCGTGTGTGGGCAGTGGTGCGGTTTTGTGTGCCTTGTTGAGCGAATATCCCCAGGCGCGGGGATGGGGAAGTGATCTTTCCGGGTCTGCGTTGGAACTGGCGCAGCGCAATGCCGTGAAAACCGGTTGCGTGGATCGTGTTACCCTTGTGGAAGGGGATCTGGACGTTCCCCTGCCCTCTTCCGACTCCTTTGACGTGGTGGTGGTCAATCCTCCTTATATCGTCTCTGAAGCGTTGGAGGGGTTGCAGCCCGAAGTGCGTGATTGGGAGCCCCATTTGGCTTTGGATGGCGGGGTGGATGGGTTGCGGGTGGTGGTACGGCTTCCCGGACTGGTGCGCAGTCGTTTGCGTCCAGGGGGAGTGGCGGTGGTGGAGGTTGGTCACGATCAGGGAGTGGCTGCGGTGGAGGTGTTTCGGGAGGCCGGTTTCGAGAGGATTGTGTTGTTGCCGGATTATCAGCGCATTCCACGCGCCGTGGTGGTCACCGGTTAG